One Vampirovibrio chlorellavorus genomic window carries:
- a CDS encoding DNA cytosine methyltransferase: MSSTSKSMRVISLFAGCGGSSLGYKLAGCKVLAAVEFDKHAAAVYRANFQETRLYEADIATLDPLEVLKELGLEPGELEILDGSPPCQGFSMAGKRRMDDPRNRLFEEYVRLLRAIRPKAFVMENVPGLVTGKMRGIFYEMVKALSEAGYEVRGRILNAVHYGVPQSRKRVILIGFRKDLDLIPEHPVPCTHPVTFRQATEDLSEHEMIQAPKGKALHTAKAIRAGESGADLHKRYRQKANEFSLIRLAWDAPSPTVLKTLRPGQVGLLHPSEDRFLSIGELKRVCAFPDDFVLHGSFIDRWGRLGNAVPPLLTKAVAQSVVRQLCES, from the coding sequence ATGTCTAGCACATCAAAAAGTATGAGAGTCATCAGCCTTTTTGCAGGATGCGGTGGGTCGAGCCTTGGCTACAAGCTTGCCGGATGCAAGGTGCTGGCCGCGGTGGAATTTGATAAGCATGCCGCCGCCGTTTACCGTGCCAATTTTCAGGAAACCCGCCTGTATGAAGCCGATATCGCGACTCTCGATCCCCTAGAGGTTCTGAAAGAACTGGGGCTTGAGCCGGGAGAACTGGAGATCCTCGACGGCTCACCACCTTGCCAGGGCTTTTCGATGGCTGGGAAAAGGCGAATGGACGATCCCAGAAACCGCCTGTTTGAAGAATACGTGCGGCTCCTAAGAGCCATCCGCCCTAAAGCGTTTGTCATGGAAAACGTGCCGGGTCTGGTTACTGGAAAGATGAGAGGCATTTTTTATGAAATGGTGAAAGCCTTGTCTGAAGCGGGCTATGAAGTCAGGGGCCGTATCTTGAATGCTGTTCATTACGGCGTTCCACAGAGTCGAAAAAGGGTCATACTGATTGGATTCAGGAAAGACTTGGACCTGATACCCGAACACCCGGTGCCGTGTACGCATCCGGTCACCTTCCGGCAAGCCACAGAAGACTTGAGTGAACATGAAATGATTCAGGCTCCCAAAGGCAAGGCGCTTCATACGGCGAAAGCAATCCGGGCCGGTGAATCCGGGGCCGACCTGCACAAAAGATACCGCCAAAAAGCGAACGAATTCTCCCTGATTCGTTTGGCTTGGGATGCTCCTTCACCAACTGTCCTGAAAACGCTGAGGCCAGGGCAGGTGGGCCTGCTTCACCCGAGTGAGGACCGCTTCCTGAGCATTGGAGAGCTGAAAAGGGTCTGCGCATTCCCGGATGATTTCGTTTTGCACGGATCATTCATAGACCGCTGGGGGCGGTTAGGGAATGCGGTTCCGCCTCTGCTCACAAAAGCGGTGGCCCAAAGCGTCGTTCGGCAACTTTGTGAGTCTTGA
- a CDS encoding cation diffusion facilitator family transporter, protein MNVSAPANETPEMVRYRVTGMDCSSCAAKIEKAVRGVGVDNVKVSIATQVMTLSLENPDTKLPEVESIVQALGYQLDRLDRIPVEPGDDDELPKDLTHIAPGYKRALWTVVLLNVGYGVIEVVAGFMAGSQALKADALDFLGDGLITFIGLLAIGWSLKWRARSALIQGLFLGALGIGVLVSTIYRVLVTHQPDAEMMGIFGGIALIVNVGAAVVLIPHRAGDANVRAVWLFSRNDAIGNLAVVIAAGLVAWTHTPWPDLVVAAVVAGLFLQSSWSIVRDARNDLREAGDSG, encoded by the coding sequence ATGAACGTATCTGCTCCAGCAAACGAAACACCTGAAATGGTTCGCTACCGTGTTACCGGAATGGACTGCTCTTCATGTGCAGCCAAGATAGAAAAGGCCGTACGCGGGGTTGGGGTCGATAACGTGAAAGTTTCAATCGCTACTCAGGTAATGACCCTGAGCCTAGAGAACCCGGATACCAAGCTCCCGGAAGTTGAAAGCATCGTACAGGCTCTTGGATACCAACTAGACCGGCTGGATCGCATTCCTGTCGAGCCTGGCGACGATGATGAACTGCCCAAAGACCTGACCCATATTGCGCCTGGCTACAAACGGGCACTGTGGACGGTTGTCCTGCTGAACGTGGGCTATGGCGTGATAGAAGTGGTTGCAGGCTTTATGGCTGGATCTCAAGCCCTTAAAGCCGATGCGCTTGATTTCCTGGGGGACGGCCTGATTACCTTCATTGGCCTTCTTGCAATCGGATGGAGTCTAAAGTGGCGGGCACGTTCCGCCCTTATCCAGGGCTTGTTTTTGGGGGCGCTCGGAATCGGTGTGCTCGTTTCCACGATCTATCGTGTTCTGGTGACGCATCAACCGGATGCGGAAATGATGGGGATATTTGGCGGTATCGCCCTTATTGTGAATGTTGGGGCGGCAGTGGTGCTTATCCCTCACCGTGCCGGTGATGCCAATGTCCGTGCGGTTTGGCTGTTTTCCCGAAATGACGCCATCGGGAACCTCGCTGTGGTCATAGCGGCGGGGTTGGTGGCCTGGACCCACACGCCATGGCCCGATTTGGTTGTTGCTGCGGTGGTAGCAGGTCTATTCCTGCAATCTTCCTGGTCGATTGTCCGCGATGCGCGAAATGACCTGCGCGAGGCTGGTGACTCAGGGTAA
- a CDS encoding DUF3768 domain-containing protein translates to MIDTTQATQIAHLNDAFRKTLLGGQVMLTAGVQALSELEHYEVFRKVQTFDDFSEDNDPYGEHDFGAFEVGGKRLFWKIDYYDPTLTFGSEDPADPAKTKRVMTLMLAEEY, encoded by the coding sequence TTGATCGATACCACGCAAGCAACACAAATAGCCCACCTCAATGATGCGTTTCGTAAAACGCTCTTGGGCGGGCAAGTCATGCTCACGGCAGGGGTTCAGGCCCTATCCGAGCTTGAGCATTATGAAGTTTTCAGGAAAGTCCAAACCTTCGACGATTTTTCCGAAGATAATGATCCTTATGGGGAGCATGATTTCGGGGCTTTTGAGGTCGGAGGAAAACGGCTCTTTTGGAAGATCGACTACTACGACCCCACGCTGACCTTTGGAAGCGAGGATCCGGCAGACCCAGCCAAGACCAAGCGGGTCATGACCCTCATGCTTGCTGAGGAATACTAA
- a CDS encoding SDR family NAD(P)-dependent oxidoreductase, producing MNDRVYLVTGATGGVGQALARRLHQSGATLYLSARDEAKLLPLAQALNATPLLLDSTDAGAVDQALQTVQSQSGRLDGLAHCVGSLILKPAHLTKPDEWLQTLNINLSSAFYWLRASVRLMEKSGGGSVTFVSSAAARLGIANHEAIAAAKAGLHGLALSAAATYAPKNIRVNVVAPGLVDSPLTEKLLNSDLARQESVKKHALNRLGTPEQVASALAWLLSPEQDWVTGQIIGVDGGLATIAPR from the coding sequence ATGAACGATCGGGTCTATCTCGTTACCGGAGCCACCGGCGGAGTCGGTCAAGCCCTGGCAAGACGACTGCATCAATCCGGGGCTACCTTGTATTTGTCCGCCCGAGATGAGGCCAAGTTGCTGCCTCTGGCCCAAGCACTGAATGCCACCCCCTTGCTTTTGGATTCTACTGATGCCGGGGCTGTCGATCAAGCCCTGCAAACGGTGCAAAGCCAGTCGGGACGATTGGATGGGCTGGCCCATTGTGTGGGCTCCCTCATCCTGAAGCCTGCCCATCTGACCAAGCCCGATGAATGGCTGCAAACGCTGAATATTAACTTAAGCAGCGCCTTCTATTGGCTGCGGGCCTCAGTTCGGCTGATGGAGAAATCCGGCGGGGGCAGCGTGACCTTCGTCTCCTCTGCGGCGGCCCGGTTGGGCATTGCCAATCACGAAGCCATTGCGGCGGCCAAGGCCGGGCTTCATGGGCTGGCGTTATCCGCTGCGGCCACCTATGCCCCCAAAAATATTCGGGTGAACGTGGTGGCCCCCGGGCTGGTGGACTCTCCCTTAACCGAAAAACTCTTGAATAGTGACCTGGCCCGACAGGAATCGGTGAAGAAACACGCCCTGAATCGGCTGGGCACCCCTGAGCAAGTGGCTTCCGCTCTGGCCTGGCTCCTGAGTCCCGAGCAGGACTGGGTCACCGGGCAGATTATTGGCGTGGATGGTGGTTTAGCGACAATCGCCCCGAGGTGA
- a CDS encoding SRPBCC family protein, with amino-acid sequence MTRFIKQTRIEAPAEVVFAWHELPEALPSLIPPWENVRVVNQTGPISQSGSRVTLRINMLGPITVDWVSEHHNYQAGRQFQDTQISGPFARWTHTHRVIPIDEAHCLLEDDIDYALPLAPLSHWVAGWMVRQKLQRMFDYRHAQVVKAFSGVKR; translated from the coding sequence ATGACACGATTTATCAAGCAAACCCGGATCGAAGCACCGGCTGAAGTGGTGTTTGCCTGGCACGAATTGCCCGAAGCCCTGCCCTCCCTCATTCCCCCGTGGGAAAATGTTCGAGTGGTCAATCAAACCGGGCCGATTTCCCAGTCGGGCAGTCGGGTCACCCTGAGAATCAATATGCTGGGCCCTATCACGGTGGACTGGGTTTCCGAGCATCATAATTATCAAGCCGGTCGCCAGTTTCAGGACACCCAAATCAGCGGTCCCTTCGCCCGCTGGACGCATACCCATCGGGTCATTCCCATTGATGAGGCCCATTGCCTGCTGGAAGATGACATTGACTACGCCTTGCCGCTGGCCCCCCTGTCTCATTGGGTGGCCGGGTGGATGGTTCGGCAAAAATTACAGCGCATGTTCGATTACCGACACGCACAGGTGGTGAAAGCGTTTTCCGGGGTAAAACGCTGA